Within the Eucalyptus grandis isolate ANBG69807.140 chromosome 1, ASM1654582v1, whole genome shotgun sequence genome, the region TTATCCatggagatatgtcccaatctCTAGTGAGGAATCCTCattcacaacacatcgttttATACCAGCATTGTTGTGAATGTGCATCGCATTATTAATagcattgtcttgtaaattaattcgaaagaGACCGTTAGACAAAATACCACTCTcaacaatttcatatttataCGATAAATTAAATGTTGAATCTAAAAATTCAAAGGAGTATCCTAAAgatacaagtcttgaaactgaaattaaattcctagaaaaattaggaatataaaaggtcatttttaaaattaaaacaaaaccactacTGAGAACTAATCTACATGTTCCAATAGTTTCCACACACAAGTGTATCTTGTTTCCCGAATAGATACTTTATTCACTTCCCACCGGTTTCCACTAGTTCTGAAAACCTTGTAAGGAATTCAAAATGTGGATTATAGAACCAGAATCAATCCATTGGGTGTTGTGACCCACATCAATTATATTAGATTCATAATAAACACATGAGAGTTggttacctttcttttttagcCAAGCTTTAAATTTGGTGCAATCATTTTTCATGTGCCCCTTCTTTTTATAGAGAAACACTTGGATTCCTTCTTAATGCCAACTTAGGGAGGTAGACGCATCTTATATTTTCCCTTCTGCTTGCCTTGCCCTTTATACTTATCCTGTGTTGCCATATGAGCACTTTCTACTTTCTCCATTAGTagcatctctttcttttgaacacacatggtcatgagttcattgaTTGACCATTTAGTTTTGTATGTgttgtaagagatcttgaaaggggCATACTTTTGTGGGAGAGTATTTAGGATATAGTATACAAAAAAGAGTTCTGAAATCCCAACCTAAAGATTCTTCAGCTGAGCTGCAATGTCTCTCATTTTCATGATGTGCTCATGCACACCTTTTACATTGGTAATTTCAAAGATGAGAACTTCATAATTAGGGTCATGGCATGTGCCTTCTTTGAAGACTCAAATTGTGCATCAATAGCCTCCAGTAATTTCTTGGCATTGTTATGCTGAATGACTGAACCACGAATGTTAGTAGAAAGTTTTGTCTTTATGTACATCACACTGAAACGGTTGGACCGCTCCTATTGTGCATAACGAGTATGTTCAGCATGAGTGCTATTCTCAGTAGGTTCAGGTGGTTCGTCTAACCTTAGAATATAATCAAGATCCATGCACtctaattgaagaagaactgaTTCTCTCCATTCATTATAGTTATTTCTATTAAGCTCAGGAACAATTATACTAGAACTAATCATAGGTGGTAAGACTTCATTATAATCAAAGAAAacttaaatcatattttaccaatgtaaaacatgttataaaaatatgaatcacataataTCAAAAATTGCATGTGGGTTAAGTTTCTAActtaaattgattcataattacctcataatgaaactatcaaattatattctttTCCTTAATCCATGTgagtaaattaagaaagataaaataatatttcatcctaattaatcacattaatatattgaaaattcatgtgggataaaattcataatattaatatGACTAATCACAATTATTGTCTTTGACTATATGTGATCCAAAAGTTcttaatgtatataatttaatataatcaaagatgttgtggctaatccttaattaattaaatatatacggatcactagacatttaattttataaGAGAAATTGCACGTAATgataaaatagtaaaaaaaggggtaaaattggaattttgcaCACAAggccaaaattgaattttacaaAGGGGTAAAACAGGAATTTTACACCCAAAAAGGGCAAAATCGTAAGTTTTTCATGCCCAGGGGGGCAAAACTAGAATTTTATGTGTCTAAGGCAGAACCGCAATTTTCATTAATGCAAAGGGGGCAAGATCGTAATTTTAGTCAGTTGATGGGGGCAAAATTGAGAAACCACAGGTTCGTGTGCGTTGCACGAGCCTGCTTCAGCTCATCGGGCGCGTGCGACACACACACTCACAGCAGCCCCTTTGGAGCGTGCTTCTTTTAGCCTTTCTTCTGTCGTTTCTTCCGTCGCAACCTTCTCTGTTTTGCCGCCTGGGTCTCCTTCCACAGCCCATGTTCGACCAAATTGATTGATGGGTTTCAAAGACAACGTCAAGACGAACAAATAATTTCAAGATCCAGCAAAAACGACCAACATATTGACCGGAATTAAGCTTAAAACGATTTGCCCTAAAAACCCCAACCGCCAAAATTTCACCGCTCGATTAACCTCTGATGATCACTGATATGTCGAAAATTTTAAGGGTTTTTCTTCCTAATAGCGGTGTAACCATGTAGATCCATTATCAAGTGGTGGGTCGCCTAAATTTGGTCGGAATTTTAAATTCCGTCCCAAgcaataaaaatccaaatttacccatacataattcaatgaaaataaataaaaattccaaaaaattcacCAAGGCAAAGATTGTAAACACGCTCTACTAACAACtgttaaattaaatataaactaaaacCTAACGATCTCAATTTATCAATCACGGATAAATTCGTACAAAATTCGGGATAAATTTGCAAAAACGCAACGATTAACATACCTTGAGCCATTGATGAAATTTGCAAAAGCGGGAAAACCTCAAAACCTTGGACGGATCCACGTAGCACAATCGATCTGCAATATGGAAAACACCAGATCTGTACATTCTGTTTTACTAGCCAATACTGCTCAAACTTGATGGTGTGTTTTCTATAGTGATAGGGTTTGAAATAGACGACCTGAGGTTTTATTCCGTTTCTTACATTACCGACATCTTTCATCAAGACCATTATGGTAACATATTAATGGGCAAATTTACATAATAGATGTGGGTGATAAATTAGACAATAAATCAGAATTAATTGGGAATACAATAATAtgatcatatttagaataataaatataGTACAACATATCTCACTTCATCTATCATTTCTTCCAAGTGTATTGTAATAAGCACCCTTTAACTATAGTTTCTCTACAGAGAATATAGGTATATATACAAATTTGCGCATATATTTTAGTAACATGCCTACATATTTTATGAATCGATAGTTTCCATTGTTATTCTTCAATGTCAAACTTGTTTGGTGGAAAGAGGAGGCGAAAGTGTTTAGTTTAGTTTAGCTTATCTTTCTGATTCTCAAGTTCCCATTTGAGCGCACATTTCTGACCACTGATTTATAGCATCGTTGAATAGTATGATTGATAACCACCGACTGCATCTGAtcctgttttgttttttatatcatttgaacCAACTGCCTCTGATCGATTGTATATTCTCTTCAcataaatgcattttcaaagtACACAGAATTCATCAGTGGAAAATCCAGATCTATCCTTTAGGATCTCTTTGCTCGCGGAAGCATCGCTGcgtcaaaattggaaaaattgattGGAAGTTGGGTGCACGTTTCTTCACGATTAACGAAGCCAACACGCGGGGGCGCCGCTGGAAAAGGCCAAAGTCAACTACGTGAAAAAGTCAAACGAGGGCAAGTGCGTCGTGGATCGATCCTTCTGCGCGCCGCCCCCTTTCTTAGCTGGCATGTGGCTCTTGATCCTTGAAAGAGTATCCCCAATCTTTCAATTAATGTGACTTTGTTTAGCACAATACTGTCTACCAGCAGTTACAAGTCAGAGTACTGATTAAGGGTATGAGAGAATATAACAAGTTGGTTTTGGAGACGTGCCTGTGAAAACATTGATCAGGATTGGATCGAGAGATTGCATTACCAAAGAGGCTTACTAGATTTAAATAGGTACATGCTACTTCcatgattaaaagaaaagaaaaaaaaaaaagggcgcGCAGCTCGTATCTGGTATTGAGCATATAAAGATTGATAACATTGATGAGGGTCTTATCTTATGTTAAAAATGTTAGCCGGCCCTATTCTTGCATTTTTAGCGTTTACAATTTGCAAGCATACTAGCTTAATGTTTTATTCacttgaaagtaaaaaaaatgcattattaATCTAGAGTTTTGACTTTTTTCGCTATTGAATGAAACGGACAGTTTCCACAAGTGGCGGTCGATTATTGGCATGAGTACacatgaatatgtgaaaatAACACGTCATATCTTAAATAGATTTAAGGAGCACCCAACCATCAATGTCCTGTCACCCATAACCATTTTTATAAAGGGTTTATTAGCATAGCGGTCTTTGTGTTATTATGATAATAACGGCTTGTTATGAGCCACAAATCCTTAAAAGAGTGGAATccacaataattaaaatatgaatgaTTTAATCTTTCTCTAAGTCAGTTTTCTTATTAAAGGTGCTTTGtcacatgaaaaattaatgatgtgAATAAATCGCTCAAAAATTGAGTcaataaaagtatttttattacCAATAAACATTTATACCTAAGCATTTGTCGTTAATGACAACAGTAACTtttattaatccatttttcGTAAGAGATACAAAACATCATTTCATATTCCGCTTGTCCATCTAAATATTTTGAGTGTTTGTTCTATAAGGACGAGATTTCCTCGTACTTTCTGGAGTGAAAAGGACATTCAAAGTACGGTTCCTCCGCTAATCTTGCAGCCCACTTGTCAATGACAGAATCTTGCCAAACAAGGCCATGTTCCACTGGAAAACATCATCCCTCCTCGACCCCGTCCTTGTTCATAAAACTATTGACATTCTAAGAAACACATTAAAATACACAACGGTCAATGAAGTCCCCGGTCAAATGTTTAGATCCAGCAGTCATTATTTTACCAGTTCATTGCCATGTGGTGTTCGGTCTTTAAGCCAGTCTGTCAACCACTACTCTCTTATCTATCATCTTCTTCGACCCTTTCTTTGCCCTATATAAACAAAATCTCTCCGCCAGCCTACAGCAGCAAACGTCACAATATCTCATTGAACTTCCAAGAACCACAACCAGTTCGTCGATGGCTACGGCGAAGCTCGTGCTGACATTATTTacgattttcttcttctcattcATCTCCTCCAGCTTGGCCATTGTTTCCACAAGTTGGTGCAACAAGACTCCTTACCCGGAACAGTGCAAGTACTTCATGCAAAATGCGCCACGACGCTTTGTGCCGGCGCGCATGTCCGAGTTCAGGAAGATGGCTGTCGAGATGGCCATGGAAGGTGCCCTGCAGGCCCAGAGCCACAACAAGTGGCTTGGCCCGAAGTGCCGCGGCCACAAGGAACGGGCCGCGTGGGCCGACTGCTTGAAGCTCTATCAGGAGACCATCCACCGCCTCAACCGCACAGCCGGCGACTGCACTGACTCGGACCAGCAGACCTGGCTCAGCGCCGCGTTGACAAACCTCGACACCTGTCGGACTGGGTTTGCAGAGCTCGGCGTCGCGGACTATGTGTTCCAGCTCATGTACAACAGCAATGTCACCAAGCTCATAAGCAACGCTTTGGccttgaaaaataataatgccTCCTCCTCGGCCACGCAAGACACTACACACAACGATGGACAAGGTTTTCCCAGTTGGGTCACTGCTGGCGTTAGGCGACTCCTGCAGTCGGCTTCCCCGACCCCAGACGTCACGGTGGCTCAGGACGGCTCAGGGAATTTTCGGACAATTCAGCAGGCGCTTGATGCGGCGGCAAAGAGGAGCGGAAGCAAGAGGTTTGTGATCTATGTGAAGAGAGGGGTTTATCAGGAGAATCTTGTAATAGGGAGTGGGCTCGATAACATAATGATGGTCGGTGATGGACTGAGATTTACCGTTATCACCGGCAGCCGGAGCGTTGGTGGGGGCTCCACCACCTTCAACTCAGCCACCGTCGGTGAGTAATGAACAGATCACTCCCATATCACGGCAGTAAAATAGGTTTTTGCATGATCTACAATTCTTAATCAATGGTCGACAAAGTAAACTAGTATGCACAAGATAAATTAGTTGCGTTAAGTTTTGAGTTTGTATTAATTCCGGATGAGTTTATCTCTGTTGCATTATGTGTAATTTAGTTTCATTCTCTGCTTCACATTAATGTAAATgccaaaagttcaaaacataAAGATACATTGATCCGTAAGTGCAAAGATGATTTATTCATGCACCATTTAATACTTACATGTTTTGTAATCGCAGCTGTAACAGGTGATGGATTCATTGCACGAGGAATCACATTCCGCAACACTGCCGGTCCACAAAACCACCAAGCCGTGGCTCTCCGATCCGGTTCCGACCTCTCTGTGTTCTATCGTTGTGGATTCGAGGGCTATCAGGACACTCTCTACGTCCACTCCGAACGCCAGTTCTACAAAGAATGCTACATTTATGGCACCGTCGACTTCATCTTTGGAAACGCGGCCGTGGTCCTACAGAATTGCATGATCTATGCGCGAAGGCCTATGAGTGGCCAGAAGAACACGATCACAGCCCAAGGTCGGACGGACCCGAATCAAAACAcagggatctcaatccacaatTCAAGGGTCATGGCTGCGCCCGATCTAAAACCGGTGCTTAGCTCCTTCAAATCATACTTGGGACGACCATGGAAACAATATTCTCGTACCGTATATCTGCAAACTTACCTTGATACACTAATTGATCCGGCTGGTTGGCTAGAATGGGATGGTAATTTTGCACTAAGTACGTTGTACTACGGAGAATATAAGAACCTCGGCCCGGCAGCTTGGACAAGTGGCCGTGTGAAGTGGCCAGGTTATCGGGTCATAACGAGCTCAAGTGAAGCCTCGAAATTCACCGTCGCCAACTTTATAGCGGGGCAATCATGGTTGCCGTCCACCGGAGTCCCGTTTACTCCCGGCCTTTGAAGAAGTTCTTTCGATGTATGTTCTGTCGAGTTAAATCacggcatttttttttcattcgcTTTGCTACAATAACCACGTTAACGTGTTGATATTGCCTCATACAGGAAACGCAGAATTCTTGTGACCAAATTGTCTAATCTATAATTGGATTAATAAGAGGTGGGATCTTTCTGTTGTTTGTTTCTTGCGTTGCACAGACTTTCAGTGATACTTTTGGGTCAGCTGTATTAACTGGTACACAAAATTATGGTATACAAACCGATTCAGCAGATTGCATAGTTCAGCTAGTAGCTAAAAGTTACAAATCTAACGACgagaaatttaaatatgtagAATGTATGATTCTCATCTCTTCTTTTAATGAGTAAGTTAGCTTTATTCCAAATCAAAGTGCATGGGGACTAGCCTACATAGAACTATTCCTATCTCAATTTCGTAGTTAGCCAAGAAGAGCAAGTTATCAACCGTTTGGCATCATTGCTAATCTTGGgtcaaattattcaaaaaaatcctaaaattgttACACTTtcgttaatttagtcataagcctttttaattttgctaattgaattctaaaaattttcacAAGTTACCAGTTGAGTCAACTCGaccaattttgactggaaattaTTGACGTGAATGCTAGTCATCTTACGTTACCATTTGGCAAAAGGAAGTCTCACATTGCTAGCCAACCAACTCTGCATATGACCTCTGAGGCTACCCTCACCTCACAAGAGCTCTATTGGAGATGAGAaacttttcaaataaaattgattggatcgacttaattgaaaaaatgtaataaatttaggactttgtGGACAATTTTCACTACTGATCTTAGTAACACTTTCCTTTCTTGTTCCCAAGCCAGCACTGATCATCGGCCTCAATATAACGTCAGCCCAAGTCAACGGAAGGATTGATCCTGGATCCTGGCAAGCCCGAAGGGCCCAAATCAGCAAAGGATTTCATCCTGGATTTCAATTCATTGTTTCCTTCCCGAACTTGCGCCTTTCGCCTTCGTGTGCGCTTCTCTCAGGATTCGATCCTAGATCTTAAAACATATAGTGCCAAAACAGGCCATTGCTTAGGCCGTTGATCTCTCGGGGATTTGACAAGTGGCACGTAAAGGGGAATCTCCTTTTTGGTTGGCGCATCTCGATCGCTGATTTCAGCAATCAGGTCTTGTAATTTTCGGAACAATTAGTGAATCTCGGGATTAACTTTAATCATTCGGGGACTCCCAGCTCCTGGAGCTTTATTTGTTATCGGTTCTCATTCATATTATTACCGCAATAAAACcccattattatttttccgACCGTGACATGCGAACCAAATCGCAATCATGTCAATTCTCCTTGCGGAAAAACTGTAGTTATTTGTCCTTTTAGGTGAGATTTTCCACCAACGGAGGGGTGGGGAGGGGATCGAGACCATTTTGTCCGAAATGACAAGATGGGGGAATCACATATGTCACCTAAGTCAAATGATGCATGGCCCGTCGTGACCGTGCGGGACGAAAAGGGTGAATGATACATGGCATTTGTAATGCTTTACTTGAGCGACCGCACTATAGTTAATCATCATCACCGTAACACCTAACACGCAATTCTAATGCCCACAGCATTATTCATGTGGCTTGGATTTGGTCATAACTAAGGGTCCGTttgttcaaagaaaaattattttaaaaaaaaattattttctaacttTC harbors:
- the LOC104449648 gene encoding pectinesterase-like, producing MATAKLVLTLFTIFFFSFISSSLAIVSTSWCNKTPYPEQCKYFMQNAPRRFVPARMSEFRKMAVEMAMEGALQAQSHNKWLGPKCRGHKERAAWADCLKLYQETIHRLNRTAGDCTDSDQQTWLSAALTNLDTCRTGFAELGVADYVFQLMYNSNVTKLISNALALKNNNASSSATQDTTHNDGQGFPSWVTAGVRRLLQSASPTPDVTVAQDGSGNFRTIQQALDAAAKRSGSKRFVIYVKRGVYQENLVIGSGLDNIMMVGDGLRFTVITGSRSVGGGSTTFNSATVAVTGDGFIARGITFRNTAGPQNHQAVALRSGSDLSVFYRCGFEGYQDTLYVHSERQFYKECYIYGTVDFIFGNAAVVLQNCMIYARRPMSGQKNTITAQGRTDPNQNTGISIHNSRVMAAPDLKPVLSSFKSYLGRPWKQYSRTVYLQTYLDTLIDPAGWLEWDGNFALSTLYYGEYKNLGPAAWTSGRVKWPGYRVITSSSEASKFTVANFIAGQSWLPSTGVPFTPGL